From one Fimbriimonadaceae bacterium genomic stretch:
- the carA gene encoding glutamine-hydrolyzing carbamoyl-phosphate synthase small subunit, giving the protein MTRTLILSDGTVIEGKPLGAVGQTTGEVVFNTGMTGYQEILTDPSYAGQIVLFTYPLIGNYGINADDFESDRLQPAGIIVREACETPSNWRSAKSLHQLLDERGVVGIQGVDTRAITKRIRSGGVTMGVITSGSPDEALAKLRAARPYDESDFVSSVTTRIPYAWGYAGRESIEDPSTSFKHRLVVLDCGLKFNILRRFAAAGCRSIVLPATTPADEVLAWNPDGILLSPGPGDPSRLEPVIETVRQLLGKKPIFGICLGNQMLCHAIGGKTFKLKFGHRGSNHPVKDLRTGTVTITSQNHGYAVDPDSLEGTGAQVTQLNLNDGTVEGIEVPELRASSIQYHPEAAPGPWDSRPYFHHFVEEMARG; this is encoded by the coding sequence TTGACACGCACACTCATCCTGAGCGACGGGACGGTGATCGAGGGAAAGCCACTCGGCGCCGTCGGCCAGACGACCGGCGAAGTCGTCTTCAATACCGGCATGACGGGCTATCAGGAGATCCTGACGGACCCGAGCTACGCCGGGCAAATCGTCCTTTTCACCTATCCCTTGATCGGCAACTACGGCATCAACGCCGACGATTTCGAGTCCGACAGACTCCAGCCGGCCGGGATCATCGTGCGGGAGGCCTGCGAGACGCCGTCCAACTGGCGTTCCGCCAAATCGCTCCACCAGCTCCTCGACGAGCGGGGCGTGGTCGGCATCCAAGGGGTGGACACGCGCGCGATCACCAAGCGCATCCGCAGCGGCGGCGTCACCATGGGCGTGATCACGAGCGGGTCTCCGGACGAAGCCCTCGCCAAACTCCGCGCCGCCCGTCCGTACGACGAATCGGATTTCGTGTCGAGCGTCACCACGCGCATCCCTTACGCGTGGGGCTATGCCGGCCGCGAGTCGATCGAAGACCCGAGCACATCGTTCAAGCACCGGCTGGTGGTCCTCGATTGCGGCCTCAAATTCAACATTCTCCGCCGGTTCGCCGCGGCGGGATGTCGTTCGATCGTGCTGCCTGCGACGACCCCCGCCGATGAGGTTCTCGCATGGAATCCCGACGGCATCCTGCTCTCGCCGGGGCCGGGCGACCCCAGCCGCCTCGAGCCCGTCATCGAGACCGTGCGCCAGCTCTTGGGGAAGAAGCCGATCTTTGGAATCTGCCTGGGGAACCAGATGCTGTGCCACGCGATCGGAGGCAAGACGTTCAAGCTCAAATTCGGGCACCGAGGTTCCAACCACCCCGTGAAAGACCTGCGCACCGGAACGGTGACGATCACATCGCAAAACCACGGGTACGCCGTCGACCCGGACTCGCTCGAGGGAACGGGCGCCCAGGTCACGCAGCTTAACCTCAACGACGGGACCGTCGAAGGCATCGAGGTGCCCGAGCTGCGCGCGAGCAGCATCCAGTACCACCCCGAAGCGGCACCCGGACCCTGGGACAGCCGACCCTACTTCCACCACTTCGTGGAAGAGATGGCGCGCGGGTAG
- a CDS encoding glycoside hydrolase family 97 protein, with product MGIEWALILPALLAAGTFPGTELVSPNGNLKVRVNLPEQATWSLAVGGKERLGPCRLSLTVKGFGDLFAGARVLDQRRRTVDERIPVLFGKASEARNHFEELRLQLAGAGGMRVDVVFRCFDDAVAFRYEIPEQREWSSVTVADERSTFGVLDRPTAYVQYLENFTTSHEHPIAAVASDAIQADTLLDTPLTLQWSDGTCLSITEAALRHYAGMSLMRRPGRAPCELASELSPRPDGDKVVRALPMASPWRVALAGASARALLESQTLYCLNDPSEIGDTSWIQPGKMTWSWWNGYLYDAHPTPPILGLEMQKKTIDFCADNGILYHDVVADERDQPWYRQVRPGLFPGPGTDVTQVRADLDLPAVLAYAKSRGVRLWTWVHQGALRGRVEEAFAAFEKMGWSGMMVDFFDRDDQETVEYAESILKAAAKHHILIHFHGMYKPTGWQRTFPNLMNHEGSRNLEYMKWGDTCPPEHTLRVAFTRLVAGPMDYHLGGFRSVRRDQFQPHNVGPNVLGTRCFNLALYVCIDNPTPMVADYAAAYLGQPGFEFVKDVPTTWDETRVLAADIGDVLVMARRKGRAWYLGAIGANGPHDLDLDLGFLGPGSFHLDSWRDGPDTPNDPNTLVRESRTVQGSGRLKVHLAPDGGFVAKISP from the coding sequence ATGGGCATCGAGTGGGCGTTGATTCTCCCCGCCTTGCTGGCCGCTGGCACCTTCCCGGGCACCGAACTGGTCTCCCCGAACGGCAACCTCAAGGTCCGCGTGAACTTGCCGGAACAAGCCACGTGGTCGCTCGCCGTCGGAGGGAAGGAACGCCTCGGGCCCTGCCGATTGAGCCTGACTGTCAAAGGCTTCGGCGACCTCTTCGCCGGTGCGCGCGTGTTGGATCAGCGGCGAAGGACGGTCGACGAGCGGATTCCCGTGCTCTTTGGGAAGGCCTCCGAAGCGCGCAATCACTTCGAAGAGCTTCGGCTCCAGTTGGCGGGCGCGGGCGGGATGCGGGTCGACGTCGTGTTTCGGTGCTTCGACGACGCCGTGGCGTTTCGCTACGAGATACCCGAGCAACGCGAGTGGTCCTCGGTGACCGTGGCCGATGAGCGCTCCACTTTTGGGGTCCTCGATCGGCCGACCGCGTACGTCCAGTACCTGGAGAACTTCACCACGTCCCACGAGCATCCGATCGCGGCCGTCGCGTCGGACGCGATTCAGGCGGACACGCTGCTCGACACCCCGCTGACCCTGCAGTGGAGCGACGGGACGTGCCTCTCCATCACCGAGGCGGCCCTGAGGCACTACGCGGGCATGTCGCTGATGCGCAGACCCGGGCGCGCCCCCTGCGAACTCGCGAGCGAGCTTTCGCCCCGTCCCGATGGCGACAAGGTCGTGCGCGCACTCCCGATGGCCTCGCCCTGGAGGGTGGCGCTCGCGGGCGCCTCCGCGCGGGCCCTGCTCGAATCCCAGACCCTCTACTGCCTGAACGACCCATCGGAGATTGGCGACACGTCTTGGATCCAGCCGGGAAAGATGACCTGGTCGTGGTGGAACGGCTACCTGTACGACGCGCACCCAACCCCGCCGATCCTCGGGCTGGAGATGCAGAAGAAGACGATCGACTTCTGCGCGGACAACGGCATCCTCTACCACGACGTGGTCGCCGACGAACGGGACCAGCCGTGGTACCGGCAAGTCCGCCCAGGGCTTTTCCCGGGACCCGGAACCGACGTGACGCAGGTGCGCGCCGATTTGGACCTGCCCGCCGTGCTGGCCTACGCGAAATCGCGGGGGGTTCGCCTGTGGACCTGGGTGCACCAGGGCGCCCTGAGGGGCCGGGTGGAGGAGGCCTTCGCCGCGTTCGAGAAAATGGGCTGGAGCGGGATGATGGTCGATTTCTTCGATCGGGACGACCAGGAGACCGTCGAGTACGCCGAATCGATCCTCAAAGCGGCCGCCAAGCACCACATCCTCATTCATTTCCACGGCATGTACAAGCCCACAGGCTGGCAGCGCACGTTCCCGAATCTGATGAACCACGAGGGTTCCCGCAACCTCGAATACATGAAGTGGGGCGACACGTGTCCGCCCGAGCACACGCTGCGGGTGGCGTTCACCCGACTGGTCGCGGGTCCGATGGACTACCACCTCGGAGGGTTCCGCTCGGTCCGCCGGGATCAGTTCCAACCGCACAACGTGGGGCCGAACGTCTTGGGAACGCGTTGCTTCAACCTCGCGCTCTATGTGTGCATCGACAACCCGACGCCGATGGTTGCGGACTACGCCGCGGCCTACCTGGGCCAGCCTGGCTTCGAGTTCGTGAAGGACGTGCCGACCACCTGGGATGAAACCCGCGTGCTGGCCGCGGATATCGGCGACGTGCTGGTCATGGCCCGCCGCAAGGGCCGCGCCTGGTACCTGGGAGCGATCGGCGCCAACGGCCCGCACGACCTCGATCTCGACCTGGGGTTTCTTGGTCCGGGCTCGTTCCACCTCGATTCGTGGCGAGACGGACCCGACACCCCCAACGACCCCAACACCCTCGTGCGCGAGTCCCGAACCGTGCAGGGAAGCGGGCGGCTGAAGGTGCATCTCGCACCCGACGGCGGCTTCGTGGCGAAGATTTCGCCGTAG